ATTCTACTCCCTGAAGAACACTGGCATCGGGTTGGAGAAGCTCTACAGAGAGATAATCGAATCAAAGAAGGAATGACTTTCCAGCACCCTGTTATTTATTTTATCAATATTCAATTTTATTTAATAAAAATAAAATAAAATAAATTAAATATCTTAAAGCGGTACCTTGCAGTATGGCGGAACTGAGGGAATCCGAGAAATTGGAATTCAAGAAGACGACGGCGGAACTGAGGCAGAGCGTCGTATCCTTGGCATCCATGCTGAACAAGCACGGGCACGGGACCGTATTCTTCGGTATCCAGAACGACGGTGCCGTATGTGAATACTTCACGATAGGTGCAGATACGACCCGCGACATCTCTCAAGCAGTCCGCGAGAACATCCGCCCCAAAGTCCTTCCCTCCATAAGCGTGGAAGAATACCAGGGGAAGGACGTCATAAAGGTCGTAGCCGAGGGGACAGAGGCGCCGTATACGGCATACGGCCGCTACTACATCCGTTCGGATGACGAGGACCTGATAATGAACAACGATCAGCTCCTCACGATATTGGAATCCCACAGCTCAGGAACGGACAGATGGGAGACCAGATCCTCCGGGCATACCGTCGACTGCATAGATGAGAAGGTCCTCATCGAATATATCAATAAATGCAACGACAAAGGACGCCTTGATTTCATGTACCGTGACATGATGGACACCCTCAGGCATCTGAGGCTCATCTACAAGGATGATATACTGAACAATGCAGGCTACTACCTGTTCTCCACCGACAGGCCGCTCACCCTAAAGACCGCCGTATACAACACGGACGAGATGCTATCATTCGCTGACATAGGCGAGATCCGTGGAAACATCAGACAGTGCGTGGACGAAGGGATATCATACATCAAGAGAAGAATGTCCTGGAGCGCAGAGATCGTCGGCACCAGAAGGGAGGAAATCCCGGAGGTCCCGGTGAGATCCATCAGGGAGGTCGTCGTCAATAGCTTCGCCCATATGAGGTATGAGACGCAGCCCTTCAACGAGATATACCTCACACCCAGCGAGATCTGCGTGTTCAATCCGGGCCCGATGGCCGACAACTGCGACCCAGAATCCTTCGCCAGCGGAGAGAAGCGTTCGGTCTTGCGCAATCCGATCATCGCCGAGATTCTATACTACGAGGGAACAACAGACAAATTCGGAACAGGTTTCCGCAGGATATTCGACGAATGCGGGAAGGAGGGAGTAAGATACCGTTATGACAACACGGATCAGGGATTCATGTTCCGCTTCATCCGCAGATCCCAGCAGATGACGGTCCCCAGATCGGTGCTGACCGCTGAGGAATCCGAGATACTGCAGCTGATGAGAGCGGACCCGCATATCTCGGTAAGGGAGATCACCGAGAGGACAGGCATGTCCACAGGGGTCGTGAACGGTCTGGTCACATCCCTGAAGAACAAAGGGGTACTGAAACGCGAAGGGGCACGGAAGAACGGATTCTGGATTATCGAAAGCTCGATGACCATCGATAATACGAACTGAACATTACCGACACGTCAAGATTCGTCCGCGAACGAATACTACGTTGACATTCTGCGGTACGCCTATCGAATCCGCCACAGGCCCGCATTTGGTGCGGAGCACATGGGCTATCGGTACGGGCAGATCCTCCTCCGACAGGGATTCGAAGTTCCCCATGCCCTTGGCGATGATGATGTCGCACCCTTCTATCTCTCTCATCACGTCATCGGGAACGCATCTCCAATCAAGACCGACATAGAATGTGCCAGTATCCAACATCAGATCCAATTCTTTATCCAATCCGGAACGGATCGCATCCTCCCTGGTGACGTCGTTCAGTATGGGTTCTCCCCTCACGACACCTACAACCCTCTTGCCGCGTGAGCGAAGGTATCTTATCAGGATCCTGTCTAGCTGCGACTCGCCGCAGTTATCGAACAGATAGACGATCGTCCCGGGCCTGTCCAGTACCGCTTCGATCCTGTCGGAGTTATCCAATCCCAATCCTTGGTCTATCAGCTTCTGGAAGACCGCCTCGAACTCCTCAGGAGTATCGATCCCTCCCGGGGTCCCGAAGTCCATGATGTTCCCTATCACGGAGACCATCAGACATGCCCTCAGCTTGTCCTCCGAGGAATCGACATACCTCTGTGCAAGGTCCATGAACCTCTCCGCCACATCGTCCGCCCTGACCTTCAGGTCATGATAGGGATCCTTCCCCAGGACCTAGTACGAGGCGCAATGCACCTCCGTCGCTATGTCCACGGACTTCCTCGAATAGCCGAAACCTTCCGCATAGGCCCTCAGCGCATTCTCCACCGATGCCTTCTCATCCATGCCCTCGGAAAGTCTGGACTGGAAGAGTATACGGTTAAGCAAACACGGAACGCAATCTGGTTGGACCCTCATGGATGGGCGTACGGGCGGGATGAGGATATAGTTTGTGCTCTCATCTTTTCGTAACAGGCCTGTACCTCGATGCCTTCCCTGTGCCGATCCGCTCGATCCTCCCCTCCTTCTGGAGCCTGGATAGGATGAGCTCCACATAGGTATCGGACACGTCAGGGATCAGTGCACAGACCTCCCGCTTAGAGATCGGTATGGAGACGTTCAGCAATACGCTTTCCACCCTGTCCTCCTTATTCTGCTTCCCGGTACAGAGGGCCATCCTCCTGTCCAGCTCCCTGTAGGCCAGGAATATGACGCCTATCATGTACTCCATGAACGGACGGTAATCGGAAAGGTCCTCGAACCACCCCTCCCCGGATTGCTCCAGGGCCTCGTAATAATCCGCCTTGGACTGGTTTATGATTGCTTCAATGGAAACGTATGCGCAGACATCCAGTCCCTCTTGGTACATCAGCAGTATCGTCAGCAGCCTGGACATCCTGCCGTTGCCGTCCATGAACGGATGGATCTTCAGGAAATCCATGATGAAACAGGGAAGGAGAAGGATGTTCGGGATCCCCATGTCATTCCTGGCGTCGTTGAACGCCCCGATCAGTTGAAACATGGACTCCCCGACCTGTGACGCAGGCACCGTCCTGTACCTCTTCAGAACCTTGCCGCTCCCGTCCTTGTCCACTATCTCGTTGTTGCGCCTCTTGTATCCGGG
This region of Thermoplasmata archaeon genomic DNA includes:
- a CDS encoding winged helix-turn-helix transcriptional regulator, yielding MAELRESEKLEFKKTTAELRQSVVSLASMLNKHGHGTVFFGIQNDGAVCEYFTIGADTTRDISQAVRENIRPKVLPSISVEEYQGKDVIKVVAEGTEAPYTAYGRYYIRSDDEDLIMNNDQLLTILESHSSGTDRWETRSSGHTVDCIDEKVLIEYINKCNDKGRLDFMYRDMMDTLRHLRLIYKDDILNNAGYYLFSTDRPLTLKTAVYNTDEMLSFADIGEIRGNIRQCVDEGISYIKRRMSWSAEIVGTRREEIPEVPVRSIREVVVNSFAHMRYETQPFNEIYLTPSEICVFNPGPMADNCDPESFASGEKRSVLRNPIIAEILYYEGTTDKFGTGFRRIFDECGKEGVRYRYDNTDQGFMFRFIRRSQQMTVPRSVLTAEESEILQLMRADPHISVREITERTGMSTGVVNGLVTSLKNKGVLKREGARKNGFWIIESSMTIDNTN
- a CDS encoding DUF89 family protein; translation: MGKDPYHDLKVRADDVAERFMDLAQRYVDSSEDKLRACLMVSVIGNIMDFGTPGGIDTPEEFEAVFQKLIDQGLGLDNSDRIEAVLDRPGTIVYLFDNCGESQLDRILIRYLRSRGKRVVGVVRGEPILNDVTREDAIRSGLDKELDLMLDTGTFYVGLDWRCVPDDVMREIEGCDIIIAKGMGNFESLSEEDLPVPIAHVLRTKCGPVADSIGVPQNVNVVFVRGRILTCR
- a CDS encoding Fic family protein, yielding MHIIDMHTFDYSFLKDMSVSTAFASRLARIEGMRSKSASFSADNPDTARDMRELSKIMSTRESNDIEGISTEDSRLMGLLTGKVKPKGHSEYEILGYRDALNKVHEGYASMDVDEDTILDLFSTLISYTGEGPGYKRRNNEIVDKDGSGKVLKRYRTVPASQVGESMFQLIGAFNDARNDMGIPNILLLPCFIMDFLKIHPFMDGNGRMSRLLTILLMYQEGLDVCAYVSIEAIINQSKADYYEALEQSGEGWFEDLSDYRPFMEYMIGVIFLAYRELDRRMALCTGKQNKEDRVESVLLNVSIPISKREVCALIPDVSDTYVELILSRLQKEGRIERIGTGKASRYRPVTKR